One region of Streptomyces rishiriensis genomic DNA includes:
- a CDS encoding DUF885 domain-containing protein encodes MSQTSSPLPREVADAYVDDLIALDPVTGTYLGVQESSSRLPDYSPAGLEALAQLARDTLAGLDEAERRPGAESDIERRCARLLRERLTAELGVLETHEGLRSVGNMATPPHHVREVFTVTPTETDADWAAIAERLRGVPAALAGYRESLALGLERKLYAAPRPTVTFVGQLTEWSDTDGEGRGWFEDFVSTGPDALRAELDEAARGATAAVVELRDWMRDVYAPTIEGAPNTIGRERYARASRYFNGTDLDLDEAYAYGWAEYHRLLAEMEKEAEKVLPGAETPWVALAHLDEHGRHIEGVDEVRDWLQGLMDQAIEKLDGTHFELAERVRKVESRIAPPGGAAAPYYTPPTEDFSRPGRTWLPTMGQTRFPVYDLVSTWYHEGVPGHHLQLAQWAHIAGNLSRYQASVGMVSANCEGWALYAERLMDELGFLTDPEQRLGYLDAQMMRAVRVIVDIGMHLELEIPADSPFHPGERWTPELAEEFFGGHSSRPADFVKSELTRYLTMPGQAIGYKLGERAWLLGREKARERHGDAFDLKAWHMAALSQGSLGLDDLVDELARL; translated from the coding sequence ATGTCACAGACCAGCAGCCCGCTTCCCCGCGAGGTGGCCGACGCCTACGTCGACGACCTCATCGCCCTCGACCCGGTGACCGGCACCTACCTCGGCGTACAGGAGAGTTCGAGCCGTCTGCCCGACTACTCGCCCGCCGGCCTGGAGGCGCTCGCGCAGCTCGCGCGGGACACCCTGGCCGGGCTCGACGAGGCGGAGCGGCGGCCCGGCGCGGAGAGTGACATCGAGCGCCGGTGCGCGCGCCTGCTGCGCGAGCGCCTGACCGCGGAACTCGGCGTGCTCGAGACCCACGAGGGGCTGCGCAGCGTCGGCAACATGGCCACGCCTCCGCATCACGTGCGCGAGGTGTTCACGGTGACGCCCACCGAGACCGACGCGGACTGGGCGGCGATCGCCGAGCGGCTGCGCGGTGTCCCGGCGGCCCTCGCGGGCTACCGGGAGTCCCTGGCACTGGGTCTGGAGCGCAAGCTGTACGCGGCGCCGCGGCCGACCGTCACGTTCGTCGGACAGCTCACCGAGTGGTCGGACACGGACGGCGAGGGCCGCGGCTGGTTCGAGGACTTCGTCTCCACCGGGCCGGACGCGCTGCGCGCGGAGCTGGACGAAGCGGCCCGCGGGGCGACCGCGGCCGTCGTGGAACTGCGGGACTGGATGCGCGACGTGTACGCGCCGACGATCGAGGGCGCGCCGAACACCATCGGCCGGGAGCGCTACGCCCGCGCGTCGCGCTACTTCAACGGCACCGACCTCGACCTCGACGAGGCGTACGCGTACGGCTGGGCCGAGTATCACCGGCTGCTCGCCGAGATGGAGAAGGAGGCCGAGAAGGTCCTGCCGGGCGCGGAGACCCCCTGGGTGGCGCTGGCCCATCTCGACGAGCACGGCCGGCACATCGAGGGCGTCGACGAGGTCCGCGACTGGCTCCAAGGGCTGATGGACCAGGCGATCGAAAAGCTCGACGGCACGCACTTCGAACTCGCCGAGCGGGTACGGAAGGTGGAGTCGAGGATCGCCCCGCCCGGCGGCGCGGCCGCCCCGTACTACACGCCTCCGACGGAGGACTTCTCGCGACCGGGCCGCACCTGGCTGCCGACGATGGGGCAGACCCGCTTCCCGGTCTACGACCTCGTCTCCACCTGGTACCACGAGGGCGTTCCCGGTCATCACCTGCAGCTGGCGCAGTGGGCGCACATCGCCGGGAACCTCTCCCGTTACCAGGCCTCCGTCGGCATGGTCAGCGCCAACTGCGAGGGCTGGGCCCTGTACGCGGAACGGCTGATGGACGAGCTCGGCTTCCTCACCGACCCGGAGCAGCGGCTCGGCTACCTGGACGCGCAGATGATGCGGGCGGTCCGGGTGATCGTCGACATCGGCATGCATCTGGAACTGGAGATCCCGGCGGACTCGCCCTTCCATCCGGGCGAGCGCTGGACCCCTGAGCTGGCCGAGGAGTTCTTCGGCGGGCACAGCAGCCGCCCCGCGGACTTCGTCAAGAGCGAGCTGACCCGCTATCTGACCATGCCCGGCCAGGCGATCGGCTACAAGCTCGGCGAACGGGCCTGGCTGCTGGGCCGGGAGAAGGCCCGCGAGCGCCATGGCGACGCCTTCGACCTCAAGGCCTGGCACATGGCCGCCCTTTCGCAGGGCTCGCTGGGCCTGGACGACCTGGTGGACGAGCTGGCACGGCTCTGA
- a CDS encoding Lrp/AsnC family transcriptional regulator: MTAYSPDATDWRILEVLQREGRASFAELARAVAMSPSAVTERVRRLEEAGVIQGYAAVVDPERLGLPILAFVRLRYPNGNYKPFHDLVGVTPEILEAHHVTGDDCFVIKVTARSMRHLEEVSGKIGALGSVTTSVVYSSPLPRRPLGR, from the coding sequence ATGACCGCGTATTCCCCGGACGCCACCGACTGGCGCATTCTCGAGGTCCTCCAGCGCGAGGGCCGGGCCAGTTTCGCCGAACTGGCACGCGCCGTGGCGATGTCGCCGAGCGCCGTCACCGAGCGGGTGCGCCGGCTGGAGGAGGCGGGCGTCATCCAGGGGTACGCGGCGGTGGTGGACCCCGAACGGCTGGGGCTGCCGATCCTGGCCTTCGTGCGGCTGCGCTACCCCAACGGCAACTACAAGCCCTTCCACGACCTCGTCGGGGTCACGCCCGAGATCCTCGAGGCACACCATGTGACGGGCGACGACTGCTTCGTGATCAAGGTCACCGCCCGTTCGATGCGGCACCTCGAAGAGGTGTCGGGCAAGATCGGCGCGCTCGGATCGGTGACGACCAGCGTCGTCTACTCGTCGCCGCTCCCCCGGCGCCCACTGGGCCGGTAG
- a CDS encoding GNAT family N-acetyltransferase — protein sequence MTRDSFDMTRAKRGRPVHHWRRDVVELAALFTAVAAADGVANLVGHGPDGPALLAVSAALLVATAGFHTWWARRHGHAPPTSDTDARPRSHEPQAGPSELPSGVAEENALWRMRTTVKDAPGSLAVLCAALASHRVDILSLQTHPLGEDTVDEFLLRAPGALAAAEITRAVALAGGSGTWIERADAHDLVDAPTRVLGLATRTALDAAELPLALRQLLGRCTIRSLPAAPGGSGRGPAGVPVEGALEDTVMRLRAPEGGVITVERPYLPFTPTEFARARALVELDARLGPRVPRGQDVLTLPEGNAITVRRADPGDLAAAKAMHERCSSRTLGMRYHGPVGDADRYLRHLLSPRFGRTLAVQTPSGRVVGLGHLLWDGDETEVALLVEDEWQRRGIGAELLGRLVAMAVEAGCESVYAVTQASNTGMVAAMRGLDLPLDYQIEEGTLVITARLEGAAARARAGSGRYDERVSRD from the coding sequence ATGACTCGAGACTCGTTCGACATGACGCGTGCGAAACGCGGACGCCCGGTACATCACTGGCGACGGGACGTGGTGGAACTCGCCGCGCTGTTCACCGCGGTGGCCGCGGCCGACGGGGTGGCGAATTTGGTGGGACACGGACCCGACGGTCCGGCGCTGCTGGCCGTCTCGGCGGCCCTGCTCGTCGCCACGGCCGGCTTCCACACCTGGTGGGCACGGCGCCACGGTCACGCGCCGCCCACGAGCGATACCGACGCCCGGCCGCGCTCCCACGAGCCGCAGGCCGGGCCGTCCGAACTTCCCTCCGGGGTCGCGGAGGAGAACGCCCTGTGGCGGATGCGGACGACGGTGAAGGACGCCCCGGGGTCACTGGCCGTGCTCTGCGCGGCGCTCGCCTCCCACCGGGTGGACATCCTGAGCCTGCAGACGCACCCGCTGGGCGAGGACACCGTGGACGAGTTCCTGCTGCGTGCCCCGGGCGCCCTGGCGGCGGCCGAGATCACCCGGGCCGTGGCGCTGGCCGGCGGCAGCGGCACCTGGATCGAGCGGGCCGATGCCCACGACCTGGTGGACGCGCCGACCCGGGTCCTCGGCCTGGCCACCCGCACCGCCCTCGACGCGGCTGAACTACCCTTGGCGCTGCGCCAGTTGCTGGGCCGCTGCACGATCCGTTCGCTGCCCGCCGCGCCGGGCGGCAGCGGCCGTGGGCCGGCGGGCGTGCCGGTGGAGGGCGCGCTGGAGGACACCGTGATGCGTCTGCGGGCGCCGGAAGGCGGAGTGATCACCGTGGAGCGGCCGTACCTGCCGTTCACCCCGACCGAGTTCGCACGCGCGCGTGCGCTGGTGGAGCTGGACGCCCGGCTCGGCCCGCGGGTGCCGCGCGGCCAGGACGTGCTGACGCTGCCCGAGGGCAACGCCATCACCGTGCGCCGGGCCGACCCCGGCGACCTGGCGGCGGCCAAGGCGATGCACGAACGGTGCTCCTCGCGCACGCTCGGGATGCGCTACCACGGGCCCGTCGGCGACGCCGACCGCTACCTCAGGCACCTGCTCAGCCCCCGCTTCGGCCGCACCCTCGCCGTGCAGACGCCGTCGGGGCGCGTCGTCGGCCTCGGCCACCTGCTGTGGGACGGCGACGAGACGGAGGTCGCCCTGCTGGTCGAGGACGAGTGGCAGCGGCGCGGCATCGGGGCCGAACTGCTCGGCCGGCTGGTGGCGATGGCCGTCGAGGCGGGCTGCGAGAGCGTCTACGCCGTGACGCAGGCCTCCAACACCGGCATGGTCGCCGCCATGCGCGGCCTCGATCTGCCCCTCGACTACCAGATCGAGGAGGGCACTTTGGTGATCACCGCGCGCCTGGAGGGTGCCGCGGCCCGGGCCCGGGCCGGCTCCGGGCGCTACGACGAGCGCGTCTCACGCGACTGA
- a CDS encoding Lrp/AsnC family transcriptional regulator, whose translation MAESVVLDPVDLQLLRLLQNDARTTYRDLAAQVGVAPSTCLDRVTRLRRSGVILGHQLRLDPAKLGRGLQALLSVQVRPHRRELVGPFVERIRGLPEALTVFHLTGPDDYLVHVAVADMADLQRLVLDEFTSQREVARVETRLIFQQWECGPLLPPTTSGQTA comes from the coding sequence ATGGCTGAATCCGTCGTACTGGACCCGGTCGATCTCCAGCTGCTGCGGCTGCTCCAGAACGACGCCCGGACCACCTACCGCGACCTCGCGGCGCAGGTCGGGGTCGCTCCGTCGACGTGCCTGGACCGGGTGACACGGTTGCGCCGCTCGGGCGTGATCCTCGGTCATCAGCTGCGGCTCGATCCGGCCAAACTGGGGCGTGGCCTCCAGGCACTGCTGTCGGTACAGGTCAGGCCGCACCGGCGGGAGTTGGTGGGGCCCTTCGTGGAACGGATCCGGGGTCTGCCGGAGGCGCTCACCGTCTTCCACCTCACCGGGCCCGACGACTATCTCGTCCATGTCGCCGTCGCGGACATGGCGGATCTCCAGCGGCTGGTGCTCGACGAGTTCACCTCGCAGCGCGAGGTGGCCCGGGTCGAGACGCGGCTGATCTTCCAGCAGTGGGAGTGCGGGCCGCTGCTGCCGCCGACGACTTCGGGACAAACGGCGTGA
- a CDS encoding AAA family ATPase, with protein MRLHRLDLTAFGPFGHLQSVDFDELSAAGIFLLHGPTGAGKTSVLDAVCYALYGSVPGARQSGQGLTLRSDHAAPGTRTEVTLELTVAGRRLEVTRQPPWERPKRRGTGTTVEKAQSRLREYDAAARAWKDLSRSHQEIGEEITQLLGMSREQFCQVVLLPQGDFARFLRADAEARGRLLGRLFDTRRFAEVEKRLVERRRITEARVREGDFALLADAHRMQQVAGEAMELPGFAPGDPGLAEAVLAAAAVARSTSRELLTTAHCGRLAAESAQAAAERALADVRERARLQRRFADARERAALLEERAGDHRDAQARMERARKAESVAPALELREAADAEHTAASARAARARAALPRRFADAGAAGLAAAARRAAEELGGLESARRGERRLAALVAERADLDRRERDDEDVLTETEAWLADWDGLRAGLQARVEAAQEAAARAEQLDGRREPTRRRLKAARLRDELARDLEAARHRALASGEQAQSARAHWLDLKEQRLNGIAAELAATLADGTPCAVCGATEHPAPARKVAGHVDRETEERALTASRHAEERHARDERELGLVREALAAATAEAGDTPTDRLAAEAQEGEEAYAQARREASALHPAREELRQVEQEHERRTAAQREAAVRTASRVGHRERLEQERAALEEELTQARGAAESVTARAAELEVLAARLTEAADTARVAEESAERLKAADGRLDEAAFRAGFDTPRAAADALLDDTAHRELQRLLDARQSEEAAVRAVLAEPDTVAAAQRPPADLAAAERSAAAAAERLRTAASAQDAAARRCAELDQLSARASDGVRRIGPLREEYDRVARMAGLTAGTSADNERRMRLEAYVLAARLEQVAAAATVRLQRMSSGRYTLVHSDDRAGRGRSGLGLHVVDAWTGRERDTATLSGGETFFASLALALGLADVVTDEAGGVRLDTLFIDEGFGSLDDQTLDEVLDVLDSLRERDRSVGIVSHVADLRRRIHAQLEVVKGRSGSLVRQRGYRPSGRRGSGDE; from the coding sequence GTGAGGCTGCACCGGCTCGACCTGACGGCCTTCGGTCCCTTCGGCCACCTCCAGAGCGTCGACTTCGACGAGCTGTCCGCCGCAGGGATCTTCCTGCTGCACGGCCCGACCGGCGCCGGCAAGACCTCCGTCCTGGACGCCGTCTGCTACGCGCTGTACGGCTCCGTGCCCGGCGCCCGGCAGAGCGGCCAGGGCCTGACCCTGCGCAGCGACCACGCGGCGCCCGGCACCCGCACCGAGGTCACCCTCGAACTCACCGTCGCGGGACGCCGGCTGGAGGTCACCCGGCAGCCGCCCTGGGAGCGGCCCAAGAGGCGCGGCACGGGCACGACGGTCGAGAAGGCGCAGAGCCGGCTGCGGGAGTACGACGCGGCCGCCCGCGCCTGGAAGGACCTCAGCCGCTCCCACCAGGAGATCGGCGAGGAGATCACCCAGCTGCTCGGCATGAGCCGTGAGCAGTTCTGCCAGGTCGTGCTGCTGCCGCAGGGCGACTTCGCCCGCTTCCTGCGCGCCGACGCCGAGGCGCGCGGCCGGCTGCTGGGCCGTCTCTTCGACACCCGGCGGTTCGCCGAGGTGGAAAAGCGGCTCGTCGAGCGCCGCCGCATCACCGAGGCACGCGTACGTGAGGGCGACTTCGCCCTGCTCGCCGACGCTCACCGGATGCAGCAGGTGGCCGGGGAGGCGATGGAGCTGCCCGGGTTCGCCCCGGGAGACCCCGGGCTCGCCGAGGCGGTACTGGCCGCGGCCGCCGTCGCTCGCAGCACCTCCCGTGAACTGCTGACGACCGCCCACTGCGGCCGGCTCGCCGCCGAGTCCGCGCAGGCCGCCGCCGAGCGCGCCCTGGCGGACGTACGCGAACGGGCCCGGCTCCAGCGACGGTTCGCCGACGCGCGTGAGCGGGCCGCCCTGCTCGAGGAGCGGGCGGGCGACCACCGAGACGCCCAGGCGCGGATGGAGCGGGCGCGGAAGGCCGAGTCGGTGGCACCGGCGCTGGAGCTGCGCGAGGCCGCCGACGCAGAGCACACCGCGGCGTCCGCGCGGGCGGCTCGCGCGCGGGCCGCGCTCCCGCGACGGTTCGCGGACGCCGGAGCCGCCGGACTCGCCGCCGCCGCACGCCGGGCCGCCGAGGAACTGGGCGGGCTGGAGTCGGCCCGCCGGGGCGAGCGACGGCTGGCCGCTCTCGTGGCCGAGCGGGCCGACCTGGACCGGCGCGAGCGCGACGACGAGGACGTCCTGACGGAGACCGAGGCCTGGCTCGCCGACTGGGACGGCCTCCGCGCGGGTCTCCAGGCCCGCGTCGAGGCCGCCCAGGAGGCCGCCGCCCGCGCCGAACAGCTCGACGGCCGGCGCGAGCCCACCCGACGGCGTCTGAAGGCGGCCCGGCTGCGCGACGAGCTGGCCCGCGACCTTGAGGCCGCCCGCCACCGCGCCCTGGCCTCCGGCGAGCAGGCGCAGTCGGCCCGCGCGCACTGGCTCGACCTCAAGGAACAGCGCCTGAACGGCATCGCCGCCGAACTGGCCGCCACCCTCGCCGACGGGACGCCGTGCGCCGTCTGCGGCGCCACCGAGCACCCCGCACCGGCCCGCAAGGTCGCCGGACATGTCGACCGCGAGACCGAGGAACGGGCGCTCACCGCCTCCCGGCACGCGGAGGAACGGCACGCCCGGGACGAACGTGAGCTCGGTCTCGTACGAGAGGCGCTCGCGGCCGCCACCGCCGAGGCGGGTGACACCCCGACCGACCGGCTCGCCGCCGAGGCCCAGGAGGGGGAGGAGGCTTACGCGCAGGCGCGCCGGGAGGCCTCCGCGCTGCATCCCGCGCGTGAGGAGCTGCGCCAGGTCGAACAGGAGCACGAGCGCCGCACCGCGGCGCAGCGCGAGGCCGCGGTGCGGACCGCGTCCCGGGTGGGCCACCGCGAGCGCCTGGAGCAGGAACGGGCAGCCCTGGAGGAGGAGTTGACGCAGGCCCGGGGGGCCGCGGAGAGCGTCACCGCGCGGGCCGCCGAACTGGAGGTGCTGGCGGCACGGCTCACCGAGGCGGCCGACACCGCCCGAGTCGCCGAGGAGAGCGCCGAGCGTCTCAAGGCAGCCGACGGACGCCTCGACGAAGCCGCGTTCCGGGCCGGCTTCGACACCCCGCGGGCCGCCGCCGACGCCCTCCTCGACGACACCGCCCATCGTGAGCTCCAGCGACTGCTGGACGCCCGGCAGTCCGAGGAGGCCGCCGTGCGGGCCGTCCTCGCCGAACCCGACACCGTGGCGGCGGCCCAGCGGCCACCCGCCGACCTCGCGGCCGCGGAACGATCGGCGGCCGCAGCGGCCGAGCGGCTGCGCACGGCCGCCTCGGCCCAGGACGCCGCCGCCCGTCGCTGCGCCGAACTCGACCAGCTCTCCGCGCGCGCGAGCGACGGCGTACGTCGGATCGGCCCGTTGCGCGAGGAGTACGACCGGGTGGCCCGGATGGCCGGTCTCACCGCCGGCACCTCCGCCGACAACGAGCGCAGGATGCGGCTGGAGGCGTATGTGCTGGCCGCCCGCCTCGAACAGGTGGCCGCCGCCGCGACCGTCCGGCTTCAGCGCATGTCCTCGGGGCGTTACACCCTCGTCCACTCCGACGACCGGGCCGGGCGCGGCCGCAGCGGGCTCGGACTCCACGTCGTCGACGCCTGGACCGGCCGGGAGCGGGACACGGCCACACTGTCGGGCGGCGAGACGTTCTTCGCCTCGCTCGCCCTCGCTCTCGGCCTCGCCGACGTCGTGACCGACGAGGCGGGCGGGGTCCGCCTCGACACCCTCTTCATCGACGAGGGATTCGGCAGCCTCGACGACCAGACGCTCGACGAGGTCCTCGACGTCCTCGACTCGCTGCGCGAACGCGACCGCAGCGTCGGCATCGTCAGCCATGTCGCGGACCTGCGGCGGCGGATCCACGCCCAGCTGGAGGTCGTCAAGGGGAGATCGGGGTCGCTGGTGCGGCAGCGCGGCTACCGGCCCAGTGGGCGCCGGGGGAGCGGCGACGAGTAG
- a CDS encoding trans-sulfuration enzyme family protein, with translation MDSASASTHAYDGVRRPASRAPRALATEAVHAGRDDLARQGLHAPPIDLSTTYPSFDSRAEAARIDAFAATGAEPEGPPVYGRLGNPTVARFETALARLEGAESAVAFASGMAALSAVLLARASTGLRHVVAVRPLYGCSDHLLTAGLLGSEVTWTDPAGIADALRPDTGLVMVESPANPTLAEVDLRAVAHACGSVPLLADNTFATPVLQRPAESGARLVLHSATKYLGGHGDVLGGVVACDEEFAGRLRQIRFATGGVLHPLAGYLLLRGLSTLPVRVRAASATAAELARRLAADPRVARVHYPRIGGAMIAFEVHGDPHEVIAGVRLVTPAVSLGSVDTLIQHPASISHRIVDAQERRGAGVSDRLLRLSVGLEDVEDLWEDLSGALGADAALTSSDRGAVTV, from the coding sequence ATGGACTCAGCCTCAGCGAGCACGCACGCGTACGACGGCGTACGCCGACCCGCGTCGAGAGCGCCCCGTGCACTGGCCACCGAGGCCGTGCACGCCGGGCGGGACGACCTGGCCCGGCAGGGCCTGCACGCCCCGCCGATCGACCTGTCCACCACCTACCCCTCGTTCGACAGCCGCGCCGAGGCCGCGCGCATCGACGCGTTCGCCGCCACCGGCGCGGAGCCGGAGGGCCCGCCCGTCTACGGCCGGCTGGGCAACCCGACGGTCGCCCGCTTCGAGACGGCCCTCGCGCGGCTCGAGGGCGCCGAGAGCGCGGTCGCGTTCGCCAGCGGGATGGCGGCGCTGAGCGCGGTGCTGCTCGCGCGCGCCTCGACCGGGCTGCGGCACGTCGTCGCCGTACGCCCCCTTTACGGATGCAGCGACCACCTGCTGACCGCCGGGCTGCTGGGCTCGGAGGTCACCTGGACCGACCCGGCCGGCATCGCGGACGCGCTGCGCCCGGACACCGGTCTGGTCATGGTCGAGTCACCGGCCAACCCGACGCTCGCCGAGGTGGACCTGCGGGCCGTCGCCCACGCCTGCGGCTCGGTCCCGCTGCTCGCCGACAACACCTTCGCGACGCCCGTGCTGCAACGCCCCGCGGAGTCGGGCGCACGGCTCGTCCTGCACAGCGCCACCAAGTACCTGGGCGGACACGGGGACGTGCTGGGGGGCGTGGTGGCCTGCGACGAGGAGTTCGCCGGGCGGCTTCGGCAGATACGGTTCGCCACCGGCGGCGTCCTGCATCCGCTGGCCGGATATCTGCTGCTGCGGGGCCTGTCGACGCTGCCGGTGCGGGTGCGGGCGGCCTCCGCGACCGCCGCCGAACTGGCCCGGCGGCTGGCCGCCGACCCGCGGGTGGCCCGCGTCCACTATCCGCGGATCGGCGGCGCGATGATCGCCTTCGAGGTCCACGGCGACCCGCACGAGGTGATCGCGGGGGTCCGCCTGGTCACCCCGGCCGTCAGCCTGGGCAGTGTCGACACCCTCATCCAGCACCCGGCGTCGATCAGCCATCGCATCGTGGACGCGCAGGAGCGCCGGGGCGCGGGCGTGAGCGACCGGCTGCTGCGGCTCTCGGTCGGCCTGGAGGACGTCGAGGACCTGTGGGAGGACCTGAGCGGTGCGCTCGGCGCCGACGCCGCCCTGACCTCGTCGGACCGCGGAGCCGTCACCGTGTGA
- a CDS encoding rhodanese-like domain-containing protein, whose amino-acid sequence MTPTTSLTAMTGTAAATPVNPVLRVAPAAPAEAAAHFRASLAFHADVSDVAAALAAGGDPGFVVLDSRSTESWDQGHIPGAVHLPTALIAEQAPRLLDRDVPVVTYCWGPGCNGAGRAALALAELGYRVKEMLGGFEYWAREGFAYETWEGGERRAVDPLTAPVDAEDCGC is encoded by the coding sequence ATGACCCCCACGACCTCGCTCACCGCCATGACCGGCACGGCCGCCGCGACCCCGGTCAACCCCGTCCTGCGGGTGGCCCCCGCCGCCCCGGCCGAGGCCGCCGCCCACTTCCGGGCGAGCCTCGCCTTCCACGCCGACGTCTCCGACGTGGCGGCCGCCCTGGCCGCCGGCGGCGACCCCGGCTTCGTGGTGCTCGACTCCCGCTCCACGGAGTCCTGGGACCAGGGGCACATTCCGGGCGCCGTCCACCTGCCCACGGCGCTCATCGCCGAGCAGGCCCCACGGCTCCTCGACCGGGACGTGCCGGTCGTCACGTACTGCTGGGGGCCCGGCTGCAACGGCGCCGGCCGCGCCGCCCTCGCGCTCGCCGAACTCGGCTACCGGGTCAAGGAGATGCTCGGCGGCTTCGAGTACTGGGCGCGCGAGGGCTTCGCGTACGAGACCTGGGAGGGCGGCGAGCGGCGCGCCGTCGATCCGCTCACGGCGCCCGTCGACGCGGAGGACTGCGGCTGCTGA
- a CDS encoding alkaline phosphatase D family protein, with amino-acid sequence MSPSPFPGRRSVLRGSLAASAALTLPAALGAAPALALSGRPKAGWGVQSGDVTSDSGLVWVRSDRPARMIVETAATESFRGARRLHGPLLGAGTDFTGTTRLHGLPAGEQIHYRVLLADPDDPRRTGEPVTGTFRTVSAGRRRGVRFLWSGDLAGQGWGINPELGGYRIYDAMAKLDPDFFLCSGDNIYADGPITATQALPDGTLWRNVTTEEKSKVAESLAEFRGNFRYNLLDENLRRFNAQVPSVVQWDDHEVRNNWYPGEVIADSDARYTEKSVDVLAGRARRAFGEYFPISTLRPGAEEGRVHRVVRHGPLLDVFVLDMRTYRNANSPGDQRVDPQGILGAEQLEWLKRELSRSRAVWKVIAADMPLGLVVPDATEGRANIEAVAQGDPGAPLGRELQIAELLRYVKHRRITGTVWLTADVHHTSAQHYQPSRAAFTDFEPFWEFVSGPLNAGAFPAAALDGTFGPERVFVKAPTASNVSPAGGYQFFGEVDIDGGSGELTVRLREQDGTVLFTKVLQPGRVGQ; translated from the coding sequence ATGTCACCCAGTCCGTTCCCCGGGCGCCGCAGCGTCCTGCGCGGCTCGCTCGCCGCTTCCGCGGCCCTGACCCTGCCCGCCGCCCTCGGCGCGGCGCCCGCTCTCGCGCTGTCCGGGCGGCCCAAGGCCGGCTGGGGCGTGCAGAGCGGGGACGTGACCTCCGACTCCGGGCTGGTGTGGGTGCGTTCGGACCGTCCGGCGCGGATGATCGTGGAGACCGCGGCCACCGAGTCGTTCCGGGGCGCGCGCCGCCTGCACGGTCCGCTGCTCGGCGCCGGCACGGACTTCACCGGCACGACCCGGCTGCACGGGCTGCCGGCCGGCGAGCAGATCCACTACCGGGTGCTGCTCGCCGACCCGGACGACCCGCGGCGCACGGGTGAGCCGGTGACCGGCACCTTCCGCACCGTGTCCGCGGGGCGTCGGCGCGGGGTGCGCTTCCTGTGGTCCGGGGACCTCGCGGGCCAGGGCTGGGGCATCAACCCCGAGCTGGGCGGTTACCGCATCTACGACGCGATGGCGAAGCTCGATCCCGACTTCTTCCTGTGCAGCGGCGACAACATCTACGCCGACGGCCCGATCACGGCGACCCAGGCACTGCCCGACGGCACCCTCTGGCGGAACGTCACCACCGAGGAGAAGTCCAAGGTCGCCGAGTCTCTCGCCGAGTTCCGCGGCAACTTCCGCTACAACCTGCTCGACGAGAACCTGCGCCGCTTCAACGCGCAGGTGCCGTCCGTCGTCCAGTGGGACGACCACGAGGTCCGCAACAACTGGTACCCGGGCGAGGTGATCGCCGACTCCGACGCCCGCTACACGGAGAAGAGCGTCGACGTGCTCGCGGGGCGCGCCCGGCGGGCGTTCGGCGAGTACTTCCCGATCTCGACCCTGCGTCCGGGCGCCGAGGAGGGCCGGGTCCACCGCGTCGTGCGCCACGGTCCGCTGCTGGACGTGTTCGTGCTCGACATGCGGACGTACCGCAACGCCAACTCGCCCGGCGACCAGCGCGTGGACCCGCAGGGCATCCTCGGCGCCGAACAGCTGGAGTGGCTGAAGCGGGAGCTCTCCCGGTCGCGGGCGGTGTGGAAGGTCATCGCCGCCGACATGCCGCTCGGGCTGGTCGTGCCGGACGCCACCGAGGGCAGGGCGAACATCGAGGCCGTGGCGCAGGGCGACCCGGGCGCCCCGCTGGGCCGTGAGCTCCAGATCGCCGAGCTGCTGCGGTACGTCAAGCACCGGCGGATCACCGGCACGGTGTGGCTGACGGCAGACGTCCACCACACGTCGGCGCAGCACTACCAGCCGTCGCGGGCCGCGTTCACCGACTTCGAGCCGTTCTGGGAGTTCGTCTCCGGTCCGCTCAACGCCGGTGCCTTCCCGGCCGCCGCGCTCGACGGCACCTTCGGTCCGGAGCGGGTGTTCGTGAAGGCGCCGACCGCGTCGAACGTGTCGCCCGCCGGCGGCTACCAGTTCTTCGGCGAGGTCGACATCGACGGCGGCAGCGGGGAGCTGACGGTGCGTCTGCGCGAGCAGGACGGCACCGTCCTGTTCACCAAGGTGCTCCAGCCGGGACGGGTCGGCCAGTAG